Below is a genomic region from Chryseobacterium scophthalmum.
CGATTACTAAATTTTTCGACATATTGAAAATTTTTGCAAAAGTAAAGCTTTTTTATTAGATGAGTTTTGCTAAATGATTTTATTTACCCCTTGAAATGGCTCAAATCAAGGTTTTTTAGATATTTTTTTTGAAAGTAAAAAGCCATTCCCCAATCGATTACCAAATAAAAAAAGGTAATCTGAGAAAAGCTCTTCTTTTAATAAAATAGACAAAATCGTTTAGGGTATTTGATATTTTAAATAACATAGGCTTAAAGAATTGAGTTGTTTTTAAATTCTTTAAGCCTTATGCAGTTATTTTTTTATAATTTTAACTACTGTTTCAGAATTATTAATTCTTACCAAGTAAATCCCTCCTACCAAGCCAGAGACATTGGTAAAATTGTTTTCAAACTTTCCTGATTTTACCATTTGACCTGCCGTATTGTAAATTTGAAAATAATAATCTTTATCTTCAGTTGCCTTAATATACAATCGATCTTGTACCGGATTTGGGAAAAGAGTAATCTTGTTTTCTTTTATCTTTTCAGAAATCTCATCTTTGCTGAAAACATTTGAAGCTCGTACAGCAGAACCTGGTGTTACAGGAATTGCCGGAATAGCACCTTCTTCGTCTCCGTTTTGATTGTATTTTACTTTAACACATCGGCAATTCATCCCAAAATAAGGATCATTATTATCATGGAAAGCAATAAAACGATTCGCTGCAGAAGCCGTATCAAATAAAATATTAATTGGTCTGCCAATATAATTTGAGTTTAAAGCAGCCGTCCAAACACCGGGATATTGAAAATTATTTACTCCATAAGTTCCAACGGGAGTTTGATTTGCCAACACACTTCTAAAACCACGCGACCCAGAATTAGGATAATTTCCTACAGCATAAGCCGGATTATTGAAAACAAAACCAATACTTGCATTAGCAGAATTTTTTACGGGTACTCCCAAATAATCAGCGGTCAAGCTATAACTTGTTGCCACTTTTTTATCTTTTTTATACCAAGGCGAAAGACCAAAATCTCTATTGGTAACAATTGCCACATCTGTGAGATCTGGAATTCTCCATCCTTCAGGACAAGGATCGAAAGGCGATTTTTTACCACCTCTTCCCCATCGGTCATTGGCAACATTCGGCTCATTTAAAAGCCAGTCTGTACCATTAGTATAATTCGGAACCGCACCATTATAAGGAGCAAAAGAACTTGGAATCATATAAACCAAAGGGTTTTCTACTGAGTAAGAAAGCACTTTCGCTACTTTTTCGTTTACTTTATCACTTGCTAAAATATTTGCATTGGATGCATCTGTATATGTATTGTAAGGAATAATATAATTTCCTGACGTGTTGTTGTATGAAGCCGCATTAAGTGTAGTATAAGCAATCGCTCCAGTTGAATTCGTGTTTCCTAAAAATATATCATAAGAAGTTCTGTCAGCATATTGAAATGAAGGAATTGGATCTTTTCTTCCCCATTGATATTGCAATCCTGTAGAAGCTTTAATTTTTAAATATTCCTGAACTGTGGGAGCTAGAGGATTAGCAACAACCGGAAAAGCATCGACTGCACCAAGATTCCGATCCATAAATTCTGTTTTTAAAACATCACCTTTAGGAACATAATTTACATAATTAGTCGCTACTGCATTAGGAGTTTCAGTTGCATAAATATTAGATTCTATCGCTGTATCTGTTACCCAAATATGCCATGACCAGTAAACAGGATTTGTAATACTTCCGTTATGTAAAGTAACCACAGCATTTCCGCTTTGATTAGCGCCTAAATTAACCGCAATTTTAGAATTTGATAAATCCGTCAATGATCCCGGTGAAGGATTTATAATATTTACTGAATTAATTAAATCTGTGTTAGTTGTCCAGAGAACATTAACCTTCAGATCATTAAAGCTGGAAGTGTTTAAAATATCTGGATTATTCAGCAATTGACTCTGAACAGAAAATGCTTTAGCTACAGGGATTTCAACAGTTGAAGACACTGTAGACTTTACAACCTGATATGTGTTTGGATTATCTAACCCAACTGTATATTCAGAAATTGGGTTTATATATTCTGTAGGAAAATCATAATCATTAAGCTGAAATAACGGATCTTTAATACATCTACAAGCATTAGCATCCGAAGTTTTGGCAGTTGATAATGGCATATACCAATATCTGCCTTTAATGGTCGGGTTTGCCGAATCTGGAGTATCTCCCTGATATTTATCTGGAAGCATAAATAGCATACGTGAGCTTACAGCCGGAGTTGTATCATAAAATCGTGTCATCGTTGAAGTCCACAAACCTACATGATGCTGGTCTGTATATTGCCCTCCCTGAGTATTGATAATAACATGCCCAGTTCCGGGAAACATACCCATACTATTTCCTCCAACATTTGATAAATTAAAACCAACGTTAGGAAATACTTTAAATCCCGTCATGAAAGCTGGAACATTATTATCATTTGGTTTTATGATATGATATCCATTAGATTCGAAGGCATTCTTCCCGATATTTGTTCTTGTTCCAAATGGAGAAAAATCTACCCTTATATTATCAACATATCCACCGGAAGCTAAATTAGCAACAAGCATTGAAGGAATTCGCCATCCGTTCGGGCAAGGGTCAAATGAAGATTTATTTCTATACGGAGCGCTGCTTGCATCACTTGTATAATCTGTATTGAGTCTACCTTTGGCATTATCTGACCATAAATTGAGCTCAGTGAGTCTACTATCTGTCAAAGCTACAGTTCTTCCAAACCAATTAATCATAAGATTTGCGTTGTTATTGTAATAAGCAGGGCCCGAATTATCATCTTTATTTACATAAATAAGACTTAACGGATTTTTTACAGAAAGCTTCATATTATTATCTACAGTTGCATTAGATAATAAGACGAATTTTCTAAGGTCATCAAAATTAACAGCACCAGTAAAGTTTTTTGCTCCTCTATGACGCACTCTTCCAATAGAACCAGAAACCTCATAAAAATCATTCCCTCTATAAACCAAAGCAGGAATAGGATCTTTTCTTCCCCATTGATATAACAGACCTCCATTTTTATTCCAATCATCCGCAGTAATTGAGTTACTTAAAGCACCTAGGTTTCTATCCATCCATTTCCATTCTGCATCAGGAATTACTTCTACCGTACCGTCGCTTTTTTCTCTTTTAACGCCTGCAAAACTTTTGTAGGTTGATCCATTGGTAGGGTCTTCGGTAACCCAAATATGCCAGGACCAAAAAATTTCTCCATTTACTCTAAAAACGACAACCGCATTGCCTTCTTTTGATTTATTTACAGGTACTTTTATTTTAGCACTTTCTCCAGAACCCTCGATTTCCAGGCTGTAATCCAATCCCGACTTGATCAGACCATGATTATCTTCCCAAAGAACATCTGCTGTAATATTTCCGTCCGGAATACCAGAATAACCTAAAAATTTATAGCCAGACCACATGGCATAAGCCTTTTTCACAGGAATATAAATTCCGTCGTTCGCTTGTGAAGGTTCGAAAATATAACTATTCGGAGCCTTCATCCAATCTTTTGCAGCGACTCTCTCGGTGTTTCCGTTACTTTTATCGGGAAACTTACTACCTAAAGTATCTGTTTTTTTTATCAATGCTGAATGTTCTGATTTACAAAAAGTATTTTTTGATTCTAAATTTTGAGCATCAACAGAAAAGAAACAGAATGCTGCCGCAACACTGTAAAAGTATTTTTTATTCATATTATAATTTGATCCCGCAATCTAAAAATAAAATTCACACAAACACAACATAAAATAAAAATATTAACTAAATAAAAATATATAAAACATTTATTATGTATAATCAATAAACATATTCACATATGTATGAAAATTTCATTCCAAATTATTTCGCGCACAAAAGTACAATATTAGACTCATTATATACATAAGTCCGAATTAACTTTCATTAAGATTAATGAAAATTTAAAATAGTTTAAAACTGAAAATCAGAAGTTGTTTTAAATAGAATAAAACTTAAGGTAGCAGATAATTTTTGTAAAGTTCTGAGGTAAATCTACCTCTTACAATGTTTTGAAAGCTTGCAAAAACAATAAAATTGAATAAGAATAAAGCGATAATAAAAGCGTAAATCGTCTTTTTGGTATTTGACGAAACTACATACATCGTATTGGGAATAATGATATAGGCAAAACCTATAAAAGCACCTGCCAATCTGGAAGAAAATATACTATTGTTTCTAAAAATAAAATACATACATATTCCCATCACGGCGTAAACCTTATGATATTCATAATAAGGGAATTTTTCCATCATTTTATCATCAAACGTAAACAAGAAAAATGTAAGAATTGCCATCATCGCCTCCGGAATACCAATACCTCCATTCAATCTTTCTGCAGATTGGTTCATGTATCCGTTGAAACCTTCGACAAGCATACTGTCTGAGGTGACACCCGTCAGAAAATCTCCGAATACTCTGTAAATCTCAAATGGTGAAGCGATAATTGAACCGATAATTAAAATCAGCATCCAATATCTGTTTAAAGGAACACGAACCAGCCAATACATGGGTAAAAAAAGGTAACAAACATTATGAATACCTGAAGCAATGAAAATCCAGAAAAGATAATGAATAAGCTTTCTTTCTTTAATATAACGTAAAGCAAAATACACAATAAAAGTCCCCAGATTCTGTCTTATCTGTCCGCTTTCCCCAATAAAAAAGCCCGGAATAAACATAAACAAAGTGAAAGTAAAGGGATAGAAAGTATTATCGTCAGTATATTCTACTTTAAAAAATACGGCGCAAATAGCAATAATCAACGTAAGAACATAAAACGGTGCGTTAAACACATTGAGCAATACTTTATTAATCAATGCAAAAAGCCATTCTAAATCAACATTTTGAGACCCGTGAATATGTAATGCTTTTAGAAGTATATTGATATATTCTTTGGTATCTGCATACACATAAATCATTACATAACTTCCATAATCTGGTCCCACATTCTCACGAAGTCCCGCAACAATCATTAAATAGATTCCTAAAAACCAAAACCATTTTTTTTCAACCTTATTTCCAAAGACTTCCTGAACGCTAAAAAACAGCATGTAAACAATAGCAATCAGATAATAAGGGTGCAGTAAACTCATCGTTTAATTATATAATTTTTTTAAATCATGACACGCCACCAATGCGCCTGTGAGAATAAGTGGTAAAAATAATCTTACTTCCCAAAAAAGCCCAACCAAAGTAATCATTACAATATAAGGCATTGAAAAGAATACATACTTTTTTAAAACCAGTCTGTTTTCGCTACCTGCGCAAAGTTGATACATAAAATAAAGTGCAATCATCGAAAACAGCAATCCGGCAAGATTGAAAGGACTTGTAAAATTAGCAACAACATACACGCCTTCCATAAAAGACGTTTCTTCGTGGCTCAAAAATATTCTTAAACCTAAATATGGAATCAGGAAAGATAAAAGTAAAGGAATCACTTTCCAAATAAATTGAAAATTTTTCCGCTTTATTTCTTCTATGTTGAAAAAAACTGAAGCAAAAAAAGCAATATTAAGACATGCAGTTTCCCTCACAAGAGTTGATACCGCAATGAGAATGATCAACATATAAAAAAACACGTTTTTACCGGTATGAAGATATTTTAAAGTCAAAACAATTCCAACTAAATAGCAAAACAAAGCAATTGTATCGCAGTTTGAAGGAGTATATTGAGTCATGACAATAAAGAAAATCATCAAAAGATGAACAATTCTTCTCCCCATCACATTCGAAAAAAGATCAACCGATTTAAATTTTAAAACCGCATTAATAATTCCAGAACACAAAATAAAAAAGAAGGTATTCATCAAAAAAAGACCGTGATAAAACGGAGTTCCATTTTTAATGAGAAGATTTTTAAAAGGCAAAAGATTATTGATACAATATTCTATAAAATCTGTCATATAAATGCTCAGATAATTAGGGATTATTCGGTACGAATAGACCGAAGAAAACAAGAAATCCGGTGGTCTTTCAGAAGTTTTAAAATGAGTATAAGAAGACTCGAACCCATAATACGACATGAAGAACAGCAGAAACGGTAAAATTACTACAAACAGAAATCCGGATAATTTTTCATCAAATGTTTTCAACATACAAAACAATTGCGTCTTTTAAGAATAATTTACTGCCAAATATAATCTGGCAATAAGGGAACTTTTACAAAAGTATAAGTTTTTTTCATTTTACATTAAATATTTTATTGATTTTCAGTTAAAACTTATCAAATAATTGTTTTGAACTACTACTTAAAAATTTAAATTTGCAAACTTGATTCAAGAAACCATGCATCGTTTTTTCATCCATTTATATTATTTTATTTCTAAAAACCGACTTATTTCTATTGCTGCAGCATTGGGAATCTTATTGGTTTGTGGTTTTTTTGCTTCGAAAATTAATTTTGAGGAAGATATCAATCAGATTATTCCGAAAAACGAAAAATCTGATCTTACGGCAAAAGTTCTCACGCAACTCAATTTTTCAGACAAGATTATCGTCATCGTTGAAAAAAAATCAAAAGACGACAATTTTCAGCTTTCAGAAACTGCCGATACTTTTTTAAATAAAATTGAACCTTTAAAAAAATACATCGGCTCAGTTCAGGGAAAAGTAAATGACAATGAAATTTCGGAGACTTTCGATTTTGTCAACCAGAATCTTCCTTTGTTTTTAAACGAAAAAGATTACGCAGAGATCGAAAGAAAGCTCAGCAAAGACAGCATTGCCAAACAGGTTGAGAATAATTATGTTTCGCTGGTTTCACCTACAAGCTTAGTGACTAAAGATTTCATCAAAAAAGATCCTTTAGGAATTACTTTTTTAGGAATCAAAAAACTGAATGCGCTCAATATCAGCAAAGATTTCAAGCTTGAAGACAATTACATCGTCACCAAAGACGGCAAAAATCTTTTGCTTTTCATCGATCCTAAAAACAAAAGCGACGATACCAAAAACAACGAAGTTTTCGTCAATCAATTAAACGAAATTAAAGACGAAATCAACAAAACTTTTAGCGGAAAAACTGAGATCAGTTATTTTGGTTCGCCCGTAATTGCTGTTGCCAATGCGCAACAAATCAAAAAAGACATTCAGAACACGGTGATTATTTCGATGACGGTTCTTTTGATTTTACTAATTTATTATTTCAGAAATTTCTTTACGCCATTAATTGTATTTCTACCAACCGTTTTTGCCGTTTTCATTTCACTGATGATTTTATATTTTATTAAAGATAAAATCTCGGCAATTTCGCTCAGTGTTGGTGCGATTCTCATCGGAATCACCATTGATTACGCGCTTCACATTCTCACGCATTACAAGCACAATAATAATATTGAAGAGCTTTATAAAGAAATTACACAACCTATTATTCTGAGCAGCGCAACGACAGCAGTTTCTTTTTTATGTCTGGTTTTCGTTCGCTCTGAAGCGTTGAAAGATCTCGGTCTTTTTGCTTCGATTACGGTTTTCCTATCTTCTTTTGCAGCGTTAATTATCGTTCCGCAATTGTATCACCCGAAAGCAGATAATGAGAAAACCAACACCAATTTTATCGATAAAATAGGAAGTTATCCTTACGAAAAGAACAAACCTTTAATTATCGGTTGCTCTCTGATTATCATTGCCTGTCTTTTCGGTTTCAGGCACGTTGGTTTTAATGAAGATATTGGCGACTTAAATTATATTCCAAAAGATTTAAAAATAAGTGAAGCCAAGCTTGAAAAACTGTCTGACATCACTTCAAAATCGATTTACACTATTTCTTATGGAGATTCTGAAAGTGAAGCTTTAACAAGAAATTCTAAACTGAGTCAGTTTTTAGAAAAAGAAAAGCAAGATGGAAAAATTTTAAGCTACAATTCGATTGGAAACGTTGTTCTCTCAGAAAAAGACCAGCAGAAAAAAGTAGACCAATGGAATCAATTCTGGAACAAAAATAAAAAAGACCAGACGATTTCTGAATTAGTTGAAAACGGAAATAAATTTGGTTTCAATGCTTCCGCATTTGATCAGTTTAATGAAAACTTAAATAAATCTTATTCTACTTTAAGTTTAAAAGATTATGAAAAAGTAAAAGCACTCCAAATCTCAGAATTCCTAAGCAATGAAAAAGGATTTTATACTGTTTCGAATGTTGTAAAAGTGAATGAGAAAAACAGAGATGCATTCATTAAAGATGTCGAAAAAAGCCACGAAGCTTTAGCAATCGACCGTCAACAGATGAATGAAAACTTTTTAGGTTTATTGAAACGAGATTTTAATACACTGATTAATTATTCTCTTTTAGCGATTGTTTTAACAATAATTGTTTTCTTCAGAAATTTTGAATTGTCGCTTTTAACAATGTTTCCTATTGTTTTAACAGGAGTCGTTACCGCGGGAATTCTTTATTTTTTAGGGCTGGAATTAAATATTTTCAGCACTGTTGTCTGTACTTTGGTTTTCGGTGTGGGCGATGATTTCAGTATTTTCCTGACGAAAGCAATGCAAAAAGAGCATACAAACGGGAAAAATGAACTTCCGACTTACAGAACCTCTATTATTTTGGCAGTTTTCACAACTATTTTATCCATCGGTTCGTTGATTTTTGCAAAACACCCCGCTTTACATTCTTTAGCTTTGGTTGCTTTAATTGGTATGTTTTCGGTGATTGTGATCACCTCCACTTTATATCCGTTTTGGTTTAGGTTTTTAATTACCAACAGACAAAAGAAAGGATTGTCACCAATTACTTTGAGGTTATTTTTGCGTTCAGTCTTCTCATTTATATATTATGGTTTGGGTGGGCTTATTTTTTCTTTCTTCGGACATTTCTTCATTAAAAAAGCCAAAGGAAAAACGTTAGACAACATTAAAAAAGCCATTGCTTTATTTTTAAAATCGGTTTTGCATCTTACCCCATTTGTAAAGAAAACTGTAATAAGAAATCCGAACGAAGATTTCAGCAAACCAGCAGTAATTATTGCCAATCACACCTCATTTCTCGATACTTTGGCGATTGCAATGACAACACATAAGATCGTTTATCTTGTCAACGATTGGGTATGGAATTCTCCAGTTTTTGGTAAGCTGGTAAGAGCTTTGGGCTTTTTCCCAGTTTCTCAAGGTATCGAAAATGGAAAAGAAAAATTAAAAGAAAAAATCGACCAAGGCTATTCATTAGTTGTTTTCCCTGAAGCAGAAAGGTCTTACACCAACGATGTGAAACGCTTTCACAAAGGAGCTTTTTATCTGGCTGAAGAATTCGGTTTGGATATTTTACCACTTTACATTCACGGGAATTCTGAAGTACAGCCAAAAGGCGACTTTATTATCTACGACGGAAGTATTACGGTAAAAGTAGGCGACAGAATCAATAAAAACGATTTAAATTTTGGAAAAGATTATTCTGAAAGAACGAAAAAGATCAATGCTTATTTCAGAGATGAGTTTGCCAAACTGAGAAATGAAATTGAAGACGAAAATTATTTTAAAAAGAAACTGTTTTTAAGCTTTTTATATAAAGAAAACGAAGTCGTAAAACCTGTAAAAGAAGATTTTAATAAAAATAAATCGGTTTATTTTGAACTGAACAAACACATTCCGAATGATGCAACGATTTTTCATATCGCTGATGATTTTGGACAAAAAGATATTTTGCTGACTTTGCAACAAGCCGGAAGAAGAGTTTTTAGTTTAATTAATGATGAGGAAAAAAGACTGGTTGCCAAAAACAATTATCTGGTACAGAGACGAAAAATTTTCTACATTGATAATCAGAGCCAAATCAATAAAAAAGTTGATCTGCTTTTAATTTCTGATGATAATTTTAATCTTAATGATATCAAAGATTTACCCGAGACTATTATTTTATTAAATAGTAAGAATCAAACTTTTGAAAATCCTAATTATAAAGAGGTTGTTATTTCAGAATCAATAAAAATATTTAGGCACGAATAATAAAATTGAAAATCTTATTTTTGTAATCCATAAAAAATATTAATGCAAAAAAATATACTTGTTCTTTACTATACTCAGACCGGTCAGCTTGAAGATATTGTAAAAAATATTGCACAGCCTTTTGAAGATAAAAAAGACGAATATAAAGTGACGTATTACAACATTCAGCTCAAAAAAGATTTTCCTTTTCCCTGGCCGAGTGATGTTTTCTTTAATACATTTCCCGAATCTTATTTACAGATTCCCAGCGAAATTCTTCCACCACCGGAAGAAGTGCTCAATACTAAATTCGATTTAATTCTTTTCGGATATCAGGTTTGGTATCTTACGCCATCAATTCCGATCATTTCATTTCTGAAAAGCGGTTTTGCAGCTGATATTTTAAAGAATACGCCAGTTGTTACCATTTCAGCAACCAGAAATATGTGGATGCTTTCTCAGGAAAAACTGAAAGTATATTTAAAGAATTTTGAAGCTAAACTGATTGGTAATATTGCATTAGTAGACAGAAGAGACAATTACACAAGTGTTTTGACTATTCTAAGATGGTTAACAACCGGACAAAAAGAAAAATCAGGAATACTTCCTGCAGCCGGAGTTTCTGATGAAGAGATCAACGGAGCCGGAAAATACGGTAAGATTATTGAAAATCATTTTGAAAATAATAATCTCGCCAATCTGCAGCCGGAACTGGTAAAAAAAGGAGCCGTAGAAATCAGACCTTTTTTGGTAAGAGTTGAAAAAGTAGGGAATAAAATCTTTACAATCTGGTCTAATCTGATTATCAACAAAAAAGAAAAACGACCATTGCTGATAAAATTCTTTAAGGTATATTTGATGGCAGCAATTTGGATCATCTCACCAATTGTGTTGATTTTTCATATCTTGCTTGCTCCAATTTTATGGACGAAAAGACAAAAACAGAAAGAATATTTACAAGGAATTAATTTAAAATAGAAATGTACGACGTATTTATAACAAAAGCTTCAACATACTTGCCGAATGAGCCGGTTTCTAATGATGAAATGGAAACGTATCTTGGCTATATAAATGACAAACCGTCAAAAGCA
It encodes:
- a CDS encoding EpsG family protein; protein product: MSLLHPYYLIAIVYMLFFSVQEVFGNKVEKKWFWFLGIYLMIVAGLRENVGPDYGSYVMIYVYADTKEYINILLKALHIHGSQNVDLEWLFALINKVLLNVFNAPFYVLTLIIAICAVFFKVEYTDDNTFYPFTFTLFMFIPGFFIGESGQIRQNLGTFIVYFALRYIKERKLIHYLFWIFIASGIHNVCYLFLPMYWLVRVPLNRYWMLILIIGSIIASPFEIYRVFGDFLTGVTSDSMLVEGFNGYMNQSAERLNGGIGIPEAMMAILTFFLFTFDDKMMEKFPYYEYHKVYAVMGICMYFIFRNNSIFSSRLAGAFIGFAYIIIPNTMYVVSSNTKKTIYAFIIALFLFNFIVFASFQNIVRGRFTSELYKNYLLP
- a CDS encoding MMPL family transporter, which gives rise to MIQETMHRFFIHLYYFISKNRLISIAAALGILLVCGFFASKINFEEDINQIIPKNEKSDLTAKVLTQLNFSDKIIVIVEKKSKDDNFQLSETADTFLNKIEPLKKYIGSVQGKVNDNEISETFDFVNQNLPLFLNEKDYAEIERKLSKDSIAKQVENNYVSLVSPTSLVTKDFIKKDPLGITFLGIKKLNALNISKDFKLEDNYIVTKDGKNLLLFIDPKNKSDDTKNNEVFVNQLNEIKDEINKTFSGKTEISYFGSPVIAVANAQQIKKDIQNTVIISMTVLLILLIYYFRNFFTPLIVFLPTVFAVFISLMILYFIKDKISAISLSVGAILIGITIDYALHILTHYKHNNNIEELYKEITQPIILSSATTAVSFLCLVFVRSEALKDLGLFASITVFLSSFAALIIVPQLYHPKADNEKTNTNFIDKIGSYPYEKNKPLIIGCSLIIIACLFGFRHVGFNEDIGDLNYIPKDLKISEAKLEKLSDITSKSIYTISYGDSESEALTRNSKLSQFLEKEKQDGKILSYNSIGNVVLSEKDQQKKVDQWNQFWNKNKKDQTISELVENGNKFGFNASAFDQFNENLNKSYSTLSLKDYEKVKALQISEFLSNEKGFYTVSNVVKVNEKNRDAFIKDVEKSHEALAIDRQQMNENFLGLLKRDFNTLINYSLLAIVLTIIVFFRNFELSLLTMFPIVLTGVVTAGILYFLGLELNIFSTVVCTLVFGVGDDFSIFLTKAMQKEHTNGKNELPTYRTSIILAVFTTILSIGSLIFAKHPALHSLALVALIGMFSVIVITSTLYPFWFRFLITNRQKKGLSPITLRLFLRSVFSFIYYGLGGLIFSFFGHFFIKKAKGKTLDNIKKAIALFLKSVLHLTPFVKKTVIRNPNEDFSKPAVIIANHTSFLDTLAIAMTTHKIVYLVNDWVWNSPVFGKLVRALGFFPVSQGIENGKEKLKEKIDQGYSLVVFPEAERSYTNDVKRFHKGAFYLAEEFGLDILPLYIHGNSEVQPKGDFIIYDGSITVKVGDRINKNDLNFGKDYSERTKKINAYFRDEFAKLRNEIEDENYFKKKLFLSFLYKENEVVKPVKEDFNKNKSVYFELNKHIPNDATIFHIADDFGQKDILLTLQQAGRRVFSLINDEEKRLVAKNNYLVQRRKIFYIDNQSQINKKVDLLLISDDNFNLNDIKDLPETIILLNSKNQTFENPNYKEVVISESIKIFRHE
- a CDS encoding T9SS type A sorting domain-containing protein, yielding MNKKYFYSVAAAFCFFSVDAQNLESKNTFCKSEHSALIKKTDTLGSKFPDKSNGNTERVAAKDWMKAPNSYIFEPSQANDGIYIPVKKAYAMWSGYKFLGYSGIPDGNITADVLWEDNHGLIKSGLDYSLEIEGSGESAKIKVPVNKSKEGNAVVVFRVNGEIFWSWHIWVTEDPTNGSTYKSFAGVKREKSDGTVEVIPDAEWKWMDRNLGALSNSITADDWNKNGGLLYQWGRKDPIPALVYRGNDFYEVSGSIGRVRHRGAKNFTGAVNFDDLRKFVLLSNATVDNNMKLSVKNPLSLIYVNKDDNSGPAYYNNNANLMINWFGRTVALTDSRLTELNLWSDNAKGRLNTDYTSDASSAPYRNKSSFDPCPNGWRIPSMLVANLASGGYVDNIRVDFSPFGTRTNIGKNAFESNGYHIIKPNDNNVPAFMTGFKVFPNVGFNLSNVGGNSMGMFPGTGHVIINTQGGQYTDQHHVGLWTSTMTRFYDTTPAVSSRMLFMLPDKYQGDTPDSANPTIKGRYWYMPLSTAKTSDANACRCIKDPLFQLNDYDFPTEYINPISEYTVGLDNPNTYQVVKSTVSSTVEIPVAKAFSVQSQLLNNPDILNTSSFNDLKVNVLWTTNTDLINSVNIINPSPGSLTDLSNSKIAVNLGANQSGNAVVTLHNGSITNPVYWSWHIWVTDTAIESNIYATETPNAVATNYVNYVPKGDVLKTEFMDRNLGAVDAFPVVANPLAPTVQEYLKIKASTGLQYQWGRKDPIPSFQYADRTSYDIFLGNTNSTGAIAYTTLNAASYNNTSGNYIIPYNTYTDASNANILASDKVNEKVAKVLSYSVENPLVYMIPSSFAPYNGAVPNYTNGTDWLLNEPNVANDRWGRGGKKSPFDPCPEGWRIPDLTDVAIVTNRDFGLSPWYKKDKKVATSYSLTADYLGVPVKNSANASIGFVFNNPAYAVGNYPNSGSRGFRSVLANQTPVGTYGVNNFQYPGVWTAALNSNYIGRPINILFDTASAANRFIAFHDNNDPYFGMNCRCVKVKYNQNGDEEGAIPAIPVTPGSAVRASNVFSKDEISEKIKENKITLFPNPVQDRLYIKATEDKDYYFQIYNTAGQMVKSGKFENNFTNVSGLVGGIYLVRINNSETVVKIIKK